From Candidatus Binataceae bacterium, one genomic window encodes:
- a CDS encoding non-canonical purine NTP pyrophosphatase codes for MKRLLIATSNPAKLAEYRLLLREFPLEAISLADAAINDHPEEDGATFKENALKKARFYFARARIPTLADDGGLEIDALGGEPGVKSHRWIGGAETSDAALVAEVIRRMQRVEPSRRSARLCAAVALIYQVAGVPREWVTQAAVEGVIAECAWPRVRPGFPYRSVLYLPVRGCYVAELGDEEEARISQRRVAIAELAPELTRIAEGQPPPS; via the coding sequence ATGAAGCGGCTCCTGATTGCGACCAGTAACCCCGCCAAGCTCGCCGAGTACCGCCTTCTGCTGCGCGAGTTCCCTCTCGAGGCGATTTCACTGGCCGACGCGGCAATCAACGACCATCCGGAGGAAGACGGCGCGACCTTCAAGGAAAATGCGCTCAAGAAGGCGCGCTTCTATTTTGCGCGCGCGCGTATTCCGACCCTCGCTGACGACGGTGGATTGGAGATCGATGCGCTCGGCGGTGAGCCCGGTGTGAAATCGCATCGCTGGATTGGCGGTGCCGAGACATCCGATGCAGCCTTGGTCGCCGAGGTGATACGCCGCATGCAGCGGGTCGAACCATCGCGGCGAAGCGCACGACTGTGCGCGGCGGTAGCGCTGATTTACCAGGTCGCGGGTGTGCCCCGCGAATGGGTCACGCAAGCCGCGGTGGAAGGGGTGATCGCAGAGTGCGCGTGGCCGCGGGTTCGGCCGGGGTTCCCCTACCGCAGCGTGCTTTATTTGCCAGTGCGCGGTTGTTACGTCGCGGAGCTGGGCGACGAGGAAGAGGCTCGCATCAGTCAGCGCCGGGTAGCAATCGCCGAGCTCGCGCCCGAACTCACCAGAATTGCGGAGGGTCAACCTCCGCCATCTTGA
- a CDS encoding D-alanine--D-alanine ligase family protein, which yields MDETGKCRVVVLFGGRSSEHEISLRSALTIMSAMDRDKYEIVPIGIDHDGQWYLENDALRVLADASPNLRALSAGDTPVTLLPHPDNRSLVIAPSSAGGNLGVIARTGGVAAGPIDVFFPVLHGTYGEDGTVQGLLELAGIPYVGAGVLASAVGMDKDVQKRLLRAARVPVVDYHALERRDWQEHPTLARSLARELGYPVFVKPNAIGSSIGVSKVKRAAELDAALKDAFQYDRKALIEASCVGREFEVAVLGNDRPEATLPGEVIVKGKHDFYSYESKYLDPNGSETRIPAALPKPIAKKISTMAARAFKALSLRGMARVDFLASRDLRKIYVNEVNTIPGFTSISMYPKLWEASGLPLPKLIDRLIELALEEHRERATLKTNYRPPRREPGNS from the coding sequence ATGGATGAAACCGGCAAATGCCGCGTAGTGGTGCTATTCGGGGGCCGCTCGAGCGAGCACGAGATTTCCTTGCGCTCGGCGCTGACCATCATGTCGGCGATGGACCGCGACAAGTACGAGATCGTGCCGATAGGAATCGATCACGACGGGCAGTGGTACCTGGAGAACGATGCGCTCAGGGTGCTCGCCGATGCGAGCCCCAATCTGCGGGCGCTGTCCGCCGGGGACACGCCGGTTACCCTCCTGCCACATCCCGACAATCGATCGCTGGTAATCGCCCCGAGTTCCGCAGGCGGAAATCTTGGCGTGATTGCGCGAACCGGTGGAGTAGCGGCTGGTCCGATCGACGTGTTCTTTCCGGTGTTGCATGGAACCTACGGCGAAGACGGCACCGTGCAGGGTTTGCTGGAGCTGGCCGGCATTCCTTACGTGGGCGCTGGGGTGCTCGCCTCCGCAGTCGGGATGGACAAGGACGTGCAGAAGCGGCTGCTGCGCGCTGCCCGAGTGCCGGTGGTCGACTACCACGCGCTTGAGCGGCGCGATTGGCAGGAGCACCCGACCCTGGCGCGCAGCCTGGCCCGCGAACTCGGGTACCCGGTGTTCGTGAAGCCGAATGCGATTGGCTCGTCGATCGGGGTCAGCAAGGTGAAACGCGCAGCCGAGCTCGATGCCGCATTGAAAGATGCCTTCCAATACGATCGCAAGGCTCTGATCGAAGCGTCCTGCGTAGGCCGCGAATTCGAGGTCGCGGTGCTGGGCAACGACCGTCCCGAGGCGACCCTGCCCGGCGAAGTTATCGTCAAGGGCAAGCATGACTTTTACAGCTACGAGTCGAAGTACCTGGACCCAAACGGTTCCGAGACCAGGATTCCAGCCGCACTGCCCAAACCGATCGCGAAGAAGATCAGCACGATGGCCGCACGCGCCTTCAAAGCGCTCTCCTTGCGCGGCATGGCGCGGGTGGATTTTCTAGCCAGCCGCGATCTCAGGAAGATCTACGTCAACGAGGTCAACACCATTCCCGGCTTTACCTCGATCAGCATGTATCCGAAGCTGTGGGAGGCATCGGGCCTGCCGCTGCCCAAACTGATCGACCGGCTGATCGAATTGGCGCTGGAGGAGCATCGCGAGCGCGCGACGCTCAAGACGAACTATCGACCGCCGCGCCGAGAGCCGGGGAACTCATGA